A genomic window from Rhizobium sp. 007 includes:
- a CDS encoding lipoprotein-releasing ABC transporter permease subunit, whose product MADAAVDQRGSKSGFGPAVRPFSAFERLVAWRYLRARRKEAFISVIAGFSFVGIMLGVATLIIVMAVMNGFRTELISRILGINGHMIVQPVDGPFTDYAALTDRFAAVPGIRMALPLVEGQTLASGQAGAGTGALVRGIRAEDLTKLKTVSDNIKSGDLVGFASGQGVLVGSRMAEQLGLQAGDTITLISPEGDVTPMGINPRVKSYTVSGIFEIGMSEYDAAIIYMPLEEAQLYFNAEGLVQSIELFANNPDDIDNLRPKVEEAAGRQIAITDWRQRNQTFFSALQVERNVMFMILTLIVLVAALNIISGLIMLVKDKGSDIAILRTMGATSGAIMRIFFMTGAAIGIVGTIAGVLLGVVVCINIESIRQFFSWVTGTVLFNPQLYFLSQLPAEMSLGETVSVVVMALALSFLATIFPAWRASRLDPVQALRYE is encoded by the coding sequence ATGGCAGATGCGGCGGTGGACCAGCGGGGTTCGAAATCCGGCTTCGGTCCGGCGGTCAGGCCATTTTCCGCCTTCGAACGCCTTGTGGCGTGGCGTTATCTGCGCGCACGCCGCAAGGAAGCCTTCATCTCGGTCATCGCCGGCTTTTCCTTCGTCGGCATCATGCTGGGCGTTGCGACGCTGATCATCGTCATGGCGGTCATGAACGGTTTCCGCACCGAGCTGATCTCGCGCATTCTCGGCATCAACGGCCATATGATCGTGCAGCCGGTGGACGGACCTTTTACCGACTATGCGGCATTGACCGACAGGTTCGCGGCGGTGCCCGGCATCAGGATGGCGCTGCCGTTGGTCGAGGGGCAGACGCTGGCATCGGGCCAGGCGGGTGCTGGAACCGGCGCACTGGTGCGCGGCATCCGCGCCGAAGACCTGACCAAGCTCAAGACGGTTTCCGACAATATCAAGTCCGGAGACCTCGTCGGATTTGCTTCGGGGCAGGGCGTTCTCGTCGGTTCGCGCATGGCGGAGCAGCTCGGTCTGCAGGCAGGCGACACCATCACGCTGATTTCACCGGAAGGTGACGTGACGCCGATGGGCATCAATCCGCGCGTCAAATCCTACACGGTCTCCGGCATCTTCGAGATCGGCATGTCGGAATATGACGCGGCGATTATCTATATGCCGCTTGAGGAGGCGCAGCTCTATTTCAATGCCGAGGGCCTCGTTCAGTCGATCGAGCTCTTCGCCAACAATCCCGACGATATCGACAATCTCCGCCCCAAGGTGGAGGAAGCGGCAGGCCGTCAGATCGCCATCACCGATTGGCGCCAGCGCAACCAGACCTTCTTCTCCGCCCTGCAGGTGGAGCGCAATGTGATGTTCATGATCCTGACGCTGATCGTTCTGGTCGCGGCGCTGAACATCATCTCCGGCCTGATCATGCTGGTGAAGGACAAGGGCAGCGATATCGCGATCCTGCGCACCATGGGCGCGACGTCCGGCGCCATCATGCGCATCTTCTTCATGACCGGTGCTGCGATCGGCATCGTCGGCACTATTGCTGGCGTGCTGCTCGGCGTCGTCGTCTGCATCAACATCGAGTCGATCCGCCAGTTCTTCTCCTGGGTCACGGGCACCGTGCTCTTCAATCCGCAACTCTATTTCCTGAGCCAGCTGCCGGCCGAGATGAGTCTCGGCGAGACGGTCTCTGTCGTCGTCATGGCGCTGGCGCTCTCCTTTCTCGCGACCATTTTCCCCGCCTGGCGGGCCTCGCGGCTCGATCCGGTGCAGGCGCTCCGCTACGAATAA
- a CDS encoding HIT domain-containing protein, producing MGKRQPFNLEAYLRDIATRPCFICGLVSGDPAFFHHRIFEDEETIIFRSKYPTLPGYCLVSPKKHREDLAQDLSTEEYLRLQGHVHLLSRALKKAFEAERIYVLSLGSQQANSHLHFHVVPLPAGIPLEEQQYHALMAEHGVLQIPAGEMARLAEQITQAFLQERGVP from the coding sequence ATGGGCAAACGCCAGCCGTTCAATCTCGAAGCCTACCTGCGCGATATAGCGACAAGGCCCTGTTTTATCTGCGGGCTGGTGAGCGGAGATCCTGCGTTCTTCCATCATCGCATTTTCGAGGATGAGGAGACGATCATCTTTCGCAGTAAGTATCCAACGCTGCCCGGATACTGTTTGGTTTCCCCAAAGAAACACCGCGAAGACTTGGCTCAGGATCTCTCGACCGAAGAATACCTGCGATTGCAAGGGCATGTACACCTCTTGTCTCGGGCGCTGAAAAAAGCATTCGAGGCGGAAAGAATCTACGTTCTTTCACTCGGCAGCCAGCAAGCCAACAGCCACCTCCATTTCCATGTGGTTCCTCTGCCTGCGGGCATACCCCTCGAAGAGCAACAGTACCACGCGCTCATGGCCGAGCATGGCGTGCTGCAGATTCCCGCCGGCGAGATGGCACGGCTAGCGGAGCAGATCACCCAAGCCTTTCTTCAGGAACGGGGCGTTCCCTGA
- the dnaE gene encoding DNA polymerase III subunit alpha — protein MADAQSGFVGGTPGFVHLRVHSAYSLLEGALPLKKILYKASGDSQPAIAITDTNNLFVALEFSQKAMEEGLQPIIGCQLSIDMDGLETERRGGQQALAKLPSIVVLAATAEGYERLVDLVSRAYLGGDDNQAVHIRASWLEEAGTEGLIALTGALGGPVDGALKQGHAAQAQTRLLALKRLFPDRLYVELQRHGTYDKRHEQKVVGLAYEHDLPLVATNEAFFPTRDDYDAHDALMAVAHNAIVSDDSRFRLTPDHYLKSRAEMAKLFADLPEALQNTVEIARRCSFVLKTRKPILPRFTGATDDPEEAERAEALELRRQAEEGLDMRLSTLGMSPGYEEKDYRERLEFELSVIERMRFPGYFLIVADFIKWAKQHDIPVGPGRGSGAGSLVAYALTITDVDPLRFSLLFERFLNPERVSMPDFDIDFCQDRREEVIRYVQQKYGRAQVAQIITFGSLQARAALRDVGRVLEMPYGQVDKICKLVPNNPANPTPLSKAIEEEPKLQEEAAKEPVVARLLDIAQKIEGLYRHASTHAAGIVIGDRPLSKLVPMYRDPRSDMPVTQFNMKWVEQAGLVKFDFLGLKTLTVLKVAVDFVAKRGIKVDLAAIPLDDKKTYEMLSRGETVGVFQVESAGMRKALIGMKPDCIEDIIALVALYRPGPMENIPTYNARKHGEEEVESIHPMIDHLLKETQGVIVYQEQVMQIAQVLSGYSLGEADLLRRAMGKKIKAEMDQQRERFVDGAISNGVSKPQADNIFELLAKFANYGFNKSHAAAYAIVSYQTAYMKAHYPVEFLAASMTLDMSNTDKVNDFRQDAKRLGIEVIAPSVQSSFRQFETGDNRIYYALAALKGVGENAVDHIVEVRGDEPFASIEDFCLRIDPRQVNRRVLESLIYAGAFDCFGQDRAELAAGLDRILGYAQRAQENKLSGQSDIFGGALSSGPEKIALPPFSPWLASERLLKEFQVLGFYLTAHPLDSYNNILQKMRVQTFAEFSAAVKQGATNARLAGTVISKQERKTRTGNKMGIIVFSDSSGQFEAVLFSEMLNQYRDVLEPGKSFVLTATGEERPEGVGLRLQTIQSLEEKSLQMQKSLRVYVRDSGPLRAVAAHLNAKGDGLVSFIVIKEDGKREVEVELPQKYRITPEIAAALRAAPGIVDVELV, from the coding sequence ATGGCGGATGCACAGAGCGGCTTCGTCGGCGGTACGCCGGGTTTCGTGCATCTGCGTGTCCACTCGGCTTATTCGCTCCTTGAAGGGGCGCTGCCGCTGAAGAAGATCCTTTACAAGGCATCGGGCGATAGCCAGCCGGCGATCGCCATCACAGACACCAACAATCTGTTCGTCGCTCTCGAATTTTCGCAAAAGGCGATGGAAGAGGGGCTACAGCCGATCATCGGCTGCCAGCTGTCGATCGATATGGACGGCCTGGAGACAGAAAGGCGCGGCGGTCAGCAGGCGCTGGCCAAGCTGCCCTCGATCGTCGTGCTTGCCGCGACCGCGGAAGGCTACGAGCGGCTCGTCGATCTCGTCAGCCGCGCTTATCTCGGCGGCGACGACAACCAGGCGGTCCATATCAGGGCATCCTGGCTGGAAGAGGCCGGAACCGAAGGGCTGATCGCGCTGACGGGTGCGCTTGGCGGTCCCGTCGATGGGGCACTGAAGCAGGGCCATGCCGCGCAGGCGCAAACCCGGCTGCTTGCCCTGAAGCGCCTCTTCCCAGACCGGCTCTATGTCGAATTGCAGCGCCACGGAACCTATGACAAGCGCCATGAGCAGAAGGTCGTGGGGCTTGCGTATGAGCACGATCTGCCGTTGGTGGCGACCAACGAGGCCTTCTTCCCGACGCGCGACGATTATGATGCCCATGATGCGCTGATGGCCGTTGCCCATAACGCCATCGTCTCGGACGACAGCCGCTTCCGCCTGACGCCGGACCACTATTTGAAGAGCCGCGCCGAGATGGCGAAACTCTTTGCCGATCTGCCGGAAGCGCTGCAAAACACGGTCGAGATCGCCCGCCGCTGCTCCTTCGTACTGAAGACCCGTAAGCCCATCCTGCCGCGCTTTACCGGCGCCACCGACGATCCCGAGGAGGCGGAACGCGCCGAAGCGCTGGAGCTCCGCCGTCAGGCGGAGGAGGGCCTCGACATGCGCCTTTCGACGCTCGGCATGTCGCCCGGCTATGAGGAGAAGGATTACCGCGAACGGCTGGAATTCGAACTCAGCGTCATCGAGCGCATGCGGTTTCCGGGCTACTTCCTGATCGTTGCGGACTTCATCAAATGGGCAAAGCAGCATGATATCCCTGTTGGCCCCGGCCGCGGTTCCGGTGCAGGCTCGCTCGTCGCCTATGCGCTGACGATCACCGACGTCGACCCGTTGCGCTTTTCGCTGCTCTTCGAACGCTTCCTCAATCCGGAACGCGTCTCGATGCCCGACTTCGACATCGACTTCTGCCAGGACCGCCGCGAAGAGGTGATCCGCTACGTGCAGCAGAAATACGGCCGCGCACAGGTGGCGCAGATCATCACCTTCGGTTCGCTGCAGGCGCGCGCTGCCCTCCGCGACGTCGGCCGTGTGCTGGAAATGCCTTACGGCCAGGTCGACAAGATCTGCAAGCTGGTGCCGAACAATCCGGCCAATCCGACGCCGCTCTCCAAGGCGATCGAGGAGGAGCCGAAGCTTCAGGAGGAGGCAGCGAAGGAGCCCGTGGTGGCGCGCCTGCTCGATATCGCCCAGAAGATCGAGGGCCTTTACCGCCACGCCTCGACGCACGCCGCCGGCATCGTCATCGGCGACCGGCCGCTCTCGAAGCTGGTTCCGATGTATCGCGACCCGCGCTCCGATATGCCGGTCACCCAGTTCAACATGAAGTGGGTCGAGCAGGCCGGCCTCGTAAAGTTCGACTTCCTCGGCCTGAAAACGCTGACGGTACTGAAAGTTGCGGTCGATTTCGTAGCCAAACGCGGCATCAAGGTGGACCTCGCCGCGATCCCGCTCGATGACAAGAAAACCTACGAGATGCTCTCTCGCGGCGAAACGGTCGGCGTGTTCCAGGTGGAAAGTGCTGGCATGCGCAAGGCGCTGATCGGCATGAAGCCGGACTGCATCGAGGACATCATCGCCCTCGTCGCCCTTTATCGCCCGGGCCCGATGGAAAACATCCCGACCTACAATGCCCGCAAGCATGGGGAAGAAGAGGTGGAGTCGATCCATCCGATGATCGATCACCTGCTCAAGGAGACACAGGGCGTCATCGTCTATCAGGAACAGGTGATGCAGATCGCCCAGGTCCTGTCCGGCTATTCGCTCGGCGAAGCCGATCTTCTGCGCCGCGCCATGGGCAAGAAGATCAAGGCGGAAATGGACCAGCAGCGCGAACGCTTCGTCGACGGTGCCATCAGCAACGGCGTGTCGAAGCCGCAAGCCGACAACATCTTCGAGCTGCTGGCAAAGTTCGCAAACTACGGCTTCAACAAGTCGCACGCCGCCGCCTACGCTATCGTCTCTTATCAGACGGCCTATATGAAAGCGCATTACCCGGTCGAGTTCCTGGCCGCGTCGATGACGCTCGATATGTCGAACACCGATAAGGTCAACGATTTCCGGCAGGATGCCAAGCGCCTCGGCATCGAGGTCATCGCACCCTCGGTTCAAAGCTCGTTCCGCCAATTTGAAACCGGCGACAACCGCATTTATTACGCATTGGCGGCGCTGAAGGGCGTCGGCGAAAATGCCGTCGATCACATTGTCGAGGTGCGCGGCGACGAGCCTTTTGCCAGCATCGAGGATTTCTGCCTGCGCATCGATCCGCGCCAGGTCAACCGGCGCGTGCTGGAAAGCCTGATCTATGCCGGCGCCTTCGATTGCTTCGGCCAGGATCGCGCAGAGCTCGCAGCCGGCCTTGATCGCATTCTGGGCTATGCCCAGCGCGCGCAGGAAAATAAGCTGAGCGGCCAGTCGGATATCTTCGGCGGCGCGCTGTCGTCCGGACCGGAGAAAATCGCGCTGCCGCCGTTTTCGCCTTGGCTCGCTTCCGAGCGGCTGCTCAAGGAGTTCCAGGTGTTGGGCTTCTACCTGACGGCGCACCCGCTCGACAGCTACAACAACATCCTGCAGAAGATGCGGGTCCAGACCTTTGCGGAATTCTCCGCCGCCGTGAAGCAGGGCGCAACCAATGCCCGGCTTGCCGGGACTGTCATTTCGAAGCAGGAGCGCAAGACGCGCACCGGCAACAAGATGGGCATCATCGTCTTTTCGGATTCGTCCGGACAGTTCGAAGCTGTGCTGTTCTCCGAAATGCTGAACCAGTACCGCGACGTGCTGGAACCCGGGAAGTCCTTTGTGCTAACCGCCACCGGCGAGGAGCGGCCGGAAGGCGTCGGTCTGCGCTTGCAGACGATCCAGTCGCTCGAGGAAAAGTCGCTGCAGATGCAGAAGTCGCTGCGCGTTTATGTCCGCGATTCCGGTCCTCTGCGCGCCGTTGCGGCGCACCTGAACGCCAAGGGCGACGGCCTCGTTTCCTTCATCGTCATCAAGGAGGACGGCAAGCGCGAGGTCGAGGTCGAACTGCCGCAAAAATACCGCATCACACCGGAAATTGCCGCCGCCTTGCGCGCCGCCCCCGGCATCGTCGATGTCGAGCTTGTCTAG
- a CDS encoding DUF5680 domain-containing protein, translating to MNLAALNGFIVEAKANTYVGGGRKLDPCRSGSHDIGYERGEWRYLDSYFGGTDFAGQEVVWLGGEPVWVMNYFGRIVEPTLIDGEKAGAVIKAALSTMYAEYSRFLGGMEFEHAFGFYADHSTGDCDHFSGREMIIVAERRAYELDYRGGLIRP from the coding sequence ATGAATCTTGCTGCATTGAACGGCTTCATCGTCGAAGCGAAGGCAAATACCTATGTCGGCGGCGGGAGAAAGCTGGACCCCTGCCGCAGCGGATCGCACGACATCGGCTACGAGCGCGGAGAATGGCGCTATCTCGACAGCTATTTCGGCGGAACGGATTTCGCCGGACAAGAAGTCGTGTGGCTGGGCGGCGAGCCCGTCTGGGTGATGAACTATTTCGGCCGCATTGTCGAGCCGACGCTGATCGATGGGGAGAAGGCAGGCGCCGTCATCAAAGCCGCGCTTTCGACGATGTATGCCGAATACAGTCGCTTCCTGGGCGGCATGGAATTCGAGCATGCCTTCGGCTTTTATGCCGACCACAGCACCGGCGATTGCGATCACTTCAGCGGACGGGAAATGATCATCGTTGCAGAGCGGAGAGCCTACGAACTGGACTACCGAGGCGGCCTCATCCGCCCCTAA
- the proS gene encoding proline--tRNA ligase: MRLSRYFMPILKENPKEAEIVSHRLMLRAGMIRQQSQGIYSWLPLGKRVLDKVNSIIREEQNRSGAIELSMPTLQSAELWQESGRYDAYGKEMLRIKDRQDRPMLYGPTNEEMVTDIFRSYVKSYKNLPLNLYHIQLKFRDEIRPRFGTMRSREFMMKDAYSFDLTREGAEHSYKKMFTAYLRTFDRLGLRAIPMRADTGPIGGDLSHEFIILAETGESEVYSHKDFVNFDIPPADTDFDDAAGLNAIFDKWTSVYAATSEMHDEAAFNAIPETERLSARGIEVGHIFYFGTKYSEPMGAKVQGPDGKEHTVHMGSYGIGPTRLVPAIIEASHDDNGIIWPASVAPFDALVINMKAGDAGCDAACEKIYAALSKAGKDVLYDDTDDRAGTKFATADLIGIPMQIIAGPRAVANGEVELKDRKTGARETMTIDAAINKLLA; the protein is encoded by the coding sequence ATGCGTCTGTCCCGCTATTTCATGCCCATCCTCAAGGAAAACCCCAAGGAGGCGGAAATCGTCTCCCACCGGCTGATGCTGCGCGCCGGCATGATCCGCCAGCAGTCGCAGGGCATTTATTCCTGGCTGCCGCTCGGCAAGCGCGTTCTAGACAAGGTGAACTCGATTATCCGCGAGGAGCAGAATCGTAGCGGCGCGATCGAGCTTTCCATGCCGACGCTGCAGTCCGCCGAGCTCTGGCAGGAGAGCGGGCGCTACGACGCCTATGGCAAGGAAATGCTGCGTATCAAGGACCGCCAGGACCGGCCGATGCTCTATGGACCGACGAATGAGGAGATGGTGACGGATATCTTCCGTTCCTACGTCAAGTCCTACAAGAACCTGCCGCTGAACCTCTATCACATCCAGCTGAAGTTCCGCGACGAGATCCGCCCGCGTTTCGGCACCATGCGCTCGCGCGAGTTCATGATGAAGGATGCCTATTCCTTCGATCTGACGCGTGAAGGCGCCGAGCACTCTTACAAGAAGATGTTCACGGCCTACCTGCGCACCTTCGACCGCCTGGGGCTGCGCGCCATTCCCATGCGCGCCGACACCGGTCCCATCGGGGGCGATCTCAGCCATGAATTCATCATTCTCGCGGAGACCGGCGAATCGGAAGTGTACAGCCACAAGGATTTCGTCAATTTCGATATCCCGCCGGCCGATACCGATTTCGACGATGCCGCCGGCCTGAATGCGATTTTCGACAAGTGGACCTCTGTCTATGCAGCCACCTCGGAGATGCACGACGAAGCAGCATTCAACGCCATCCCGGAAACCGAGCGTCTTTCGGCGCGCGGCATCGAAGTCGGCCACATCTTTTATTTCGGCACGAAATATTCCGAGCCGATGGGCGCCAAGGTGCAGGGGCCAGATGGCAAGGAACACACTGTTCACATGGGTTCCTACGGTATCGGGCCGACACGCCTTGTTCCCGCCATCATCGAAGCATCGCATGACGACAACGGAATCATCTGGCCGGCTTCTGTTGCGCCGTTCGATGCGCTCGTGATCAACATGAAGGCGGGCGATGCCGGTTGCGATGCAGCATGCGAGAAGATCTACGCGGCGCTTTCGAAGGCCGGCAAGGATGTTCTCTATGACGATACCGATGATCGCGCCGGAACGAAATTTGCCACCGCCGACCTGATCGGCATACCGATGCAGATCATCGCCGGCCCGCGCGCGGTCGCGAACGGCGAAGTGGAACTCAAGGACCGCAAGACCGGTGCCCGCGAAACGATGACGATCGACGCGGCGATCAACAAGCTCTTGGCGTAA
- a CDS encoding ABC transporter ATP-binding protein, with the protein MKRNVVLKLSGVERHYGQGDTVLTILKGANFTLHSGEIVALVAPSGTGKSTLLHVAGLLEHPDGGEVIVNGQVCEGLTDEKRTAIRRSEIGFVYQFHHLLPEFSALENIMMPQMIAGLPRKEAGERAKQLLDYMRIGHRASHRPGELSGGEQQRVAIARAVANAPTVLLADEPTGNLDPETASYVFDALEALVRQSGLAALIATHNHELAGRMDRRVTISDGKVVEF; encoded by the coding sequence ATGAAACGGAACGTCGTTCTCAAGCTTTCCGGCGTCGAGCGTCACTATGGCCAGGGCGATACCGTGCTCACCATTCTGAAGGGCGCCAATTTTACCCTCCACAGCGGCGAGATCGTCGCCCTGGTCGCTCCTTCGGGCACCGGCAAATCAACGCTGCTGCATGTCGCGGGCCTGCTGGAGCATCCGGACGGCGGCGAGGTCATCGTCAACGGTCAAGTCTGTGAAGGGCTGACCGACGAGAAGCGCACGGCGATCCGCCGCAGCGAGATTGGCTTCGTCTACCAGTTCCACCATCTCCTCCCGGAGTTTTCGGCCCTCGAGAATATCATGATGCCGCAGATGATTGCCGGTCTGCCGCGAAAGGAGGCGGGCGAACGCGCAAAGCAGCTGCTCGACTATATGCGCATCGGCCACCGCGCCAGCCATCGTCCCGGCGAGCTTTCGGGCGGCGAGCAGCAGCGGGTCGCGATTGCGCGCGCGGTTGCCAATGCGCCGACCGTGCTTCTCGCCGACGAGCCGACCGGGAACCTCGATCCCGAGACCGCGAGCTACGTGTTCGATGCGCTGGAGGCGCTCGTCCGCCAGTCCGGTCTTGCAGCGCTGATCGCCACTCATAACCACGAACTCGCCGGCCGCATGGACCGTCGCGTGACCATCAGCGACGGTAAGGTTGTCGAGTTCTGA
- a CDS encoding L,D-transpeptidase family protein → MFSRFVFGLGLLSATALVHHPAFAVDARTLQIFVSKDKQSLVVYDGTEVIATSKVSTGKAGHTTPNGIFSVLEKKKYHESNLYSAAPMPWMQRLTWSGIALHESNSVPRYPASHGCVRMPAAFAKQLYKMTDLSVPVIVSDAEVAPEPIAHPNLFRPDLPEPPLLLSDAELRPAIGENRGEPVQLAMNNAAPPPVAQVAAPENTDPIRILISRRTERETVIDIQTYLNQLGFSTGTPDGLVGTATIQAINTFKALRPAQFKGDKALVSDTLLREVYAAAGKGEPPNGIIMVRQDFMPVFEAPLTIDNPRQALGTHYFALHAVDAKNGKADWLGVTLKNDLSRQAMKRLGIVANESSIVTGTPIANALDRITIPDETRRRISGMLAAGSTLTISDTGIGPETGAGTDFITITR, encoded by the coding sequence ATGTTCTCGCGTTTTGTTTTCGGCCTCGGCTTGCTGTCGGCGACCGCACTCGTGCATCACCCTGCCTTTGCGGTGGATGCCCGCACCCTGCAAATCTTTGTTTCCAAGGACAAGCAGTCGCTTGTCGTCTATGACGGCACCGAAGTGATCGCGACCTCGAAAGTCTCGACCGGCAAGGCCGGCCACACGACACCGAACGGTATCTTTTCCGTTCTCGAAAAAAAGAAATACCACGAGTCCAACCTCTACTCGGCAGCTCCGATGCCGTGGATGCAGCGACTGACCTGGTCTGGCATCGCGCTTCATGAATCGAATTCCGTGCCGCGCTATCCGGCCTCCCACGGCTGCGTGCGCATGCCCGCCGCCTTTGCCAAGCAACTCTACAAGATGACGGATCTCAGCGTGCCGGTCATCGTCAGCGATGCCGAAGTGGCGCCCGAGCCGATCGCGCATCCAAATCTCTTCCGTCCCGATCTGCCGGAACCGCCACTGCTGCTTTCGGATGCGGAACTGCGTCCGGCGATCGGCGAAAACCGCGGAGAGCCTGTTCAGTTGGCGATGAACAACGCCGCGCCACCGCCTGTCGCGCAGGTCGCGGCACCGGAAAACACCGATCCGATCCGCATTCTCATCTCCCGGCGCACCGAGCGCGAGACGGTGATCGATATCCAGACCTATCTCAACCAGCTGGGTTTTTCGACGGGCACACCCGACGGCCTTGTCGGCACGGCCACCATTCAGGCCATCAACACCTTCAAGGCGCTGCGGCCTGCACAATTCAAAGGTGACAAGGCGCTTGTCAGCGACACCCTCCTTAGGGAAGTTTATGCTGCGGCAGGCAAGGGCGAGCCGCCGAACGGCATTATCATGGTGCGGCAGGATTTCATGCCAGTCTTCGAGGCGCCGCTGACGATCGACAATCCACGGCAGGCACTTGGCACGCATTACTTCGCACTGCACGCCGTCGACGCCAAAAACGGCAAGGCCGACTGGCTCGGCGTGACGCTCAAGAACGATCTTTCCAGGCAGGCAATGAAGCGGCTCGGGATCGTCGCCAACGAGAGTTCGATCGTGACCGGCACGCCGATCGCCAACGCGCTCGACCGCATCACGATACCCGACGAAACACGCCGCCGGATCAGCGGCATGCTGGCGGCAGGCTCGACTCTGACGATTTCCGACACCGGCATCGGCCCAGAGACCGGCGCCGGCACGGATTTCATCACAATTACGCGCTAG
- a CDS encoding DNA polymerase IV, translating into MTPTPDKTPGFCRDCLAEQKGEARRCMACGSPRLVGHKELYDLTLAHIDCDAFYAAVEKRDNPELADKPVIIGGGKRGVVSTACYIARIHGVRSAMPMFKALEACPQAVVIRPDMEKYVKVGREVRTMMQELTPLVQPLSIDEAFLELGGTQRLHHDPPARTLAKFARRVEKEIGITVSVGLSYCKFLAKVASDLQKPRGFSVIGREEAVEFLAPRPVTTIWGVGKAFAATLEADGIRTIGQLQTMEETDLMRRYGSIGQRLARLSRGIDDREVHLNDPAKSVSSETTFFDDISRYDELVPILRSLSEKVSWRLKKSGIAGNTVVLKMKTTDFKSRTRNRKLEDPTQLADRIFRTGIELLEKETDGTKFRLIGIGVTDLCDPARADPPDLIDQQSTRRAAAETAMDKLREKFGKKTVETGYTFGSGKRDG; encoded by the coding sequence ATGACCCCCACCCCTGACAAGACACCCGGCTTCTGTCGCGACTGCCTTGCCGAGCAGAAGGGCGAGGCGCGCCGCTGCATGGCTTGTGGCAGCCCGCGCCTCGTGGGGCACAAGGAACTCTATGATCTGACCCTCGCACATATCGATTGCGACGCGTTCTATGCGGCGGTGGAAAAGCGCGACAATCCGGAGCTCGCCGACAAGCCGGTCATCATCGGCGGCGGCAAGCGCGGCGTCGTGTCCACTGCCTGCTACATCGCCCGCATCCACGGTGTTCGCTCCGCCATGCCGATGTTCAAGGCGCTGGAGGCATGCCCGCAGGCGGTCGTCATCCGTCCCGATATGGAGAAATACGTCAAGGTCGGCCGCGAGGTCCGCACCATGATGCAGGAGCTGACGCCGCTTGTGCAGCCGCTTTCGATCGATGAGGCATTCCTCGAACTCGGCGGCACCCAGCGCCTGCACCATGACCCGCCGGCCCGCACGCTCGCGAAATTCGCCCGTCGCGTCGAAAAGGAGATCGGTATCACGGTTTCCGTCGGGCTGTCCTACTGCAAGTTCCTCGCCAAGGTGGCCTCAGACCTGCAGAAACCGCGCGGCTTTTCCGTCATCGGCCGCGAAGAAGCCGTGGAGTTTCTGGCGCCGCGCCCGGTGACGACGATCTGGGGCGTGGGCAAGGCTTTCGCGGCAACGCTCGAAGCGGATGGCATCCGCACAATCGGACAATTGCAGACGATGGAGGAAACGGACCTGATGCGCCGCTACGGCAGTATCGGCCAGAGGCTCGCGCGCCTTTCGCGCGGCATCGACGACCGCGAGGTTCACCTCAACGATCCGGCAAAGAGCGTCTCCTCGGAGACGACCTTCTTCGACGATATTTCACGCTATGACGAGCTGGTGCCGATCCTGCGCAGTCTCTCCGAGAAGGTCTCCTGGCGGTTGAAGAAGAGCGGCATTGCCGGGAATACCGTCGTCTTGAAGATGAAGACGACGGACTTCAAGTCCCGCACGCGCAACCGGAAGCTGGAAGACCCCACGCAGCTTGCCGACAGGATTTTCCGGACCGGCATCGAGCTTCTGGAGAAGGAAACGGACGGCACGAAATTCCGCCTGATCGGCATCGGCGTCACCGACCTTTGCGACCCGGCGCGCGCCGACCCGCCGGACCTCATCGACCAGCAATCCACCCGGCGCGCGGCGGCGGAAACCGCGATGGACAAGCTGCGCGAGAAATTCGGCAAGAAGACCGTGGAGACCGGCTATACGTTCGGCAGCGGCAAACGCGACGGATAA